The sequence tccttccttccttccttccttccttccttttcctcatatGGCAGCTTCAGGTGACAGCTTCTACTTTTCTGTTTTCCAGGAAGCTTCTCTTGCACCTGCCTCACCCTGTGGATACCAAGAGTGGGAAGGCCTCTTTCCTCTCCGAAACGGGCACTCTGGAAGTCACCTTGAGGATGAAACGAGAGCTTGATTTCATGAATTTTGCCTGAAGAGGAAAGGAAGCAGCTCCATAGAAATGGTTGTTGAGTGAGCAACCACAAAAGCTGGACTGAGCAGGAAGGGTGGGAACTTTCCTGCTGCAGCTCCCATTCCTTAGAGCTCTCACCAGGACTCTGAGATGGAAATCTAGCTGGGGAGCTGTCCCAGCAGGAGATGAGCCTTGTGCTTTTGGACAGAGTGGTGATCGAGGTACATTATAGCCCAACCTTTGAACTTTCAGATCCGCAGCTGGGACCATTGTCTGCTCTTATTTCTGACAATTGCACACCCATTTTGTGGATAATTAAACTATCTTTTCCATTCCTTAATGCATGTGTGCATCAGTATTATTTTGAGAAAATCTGCACATATAAGCAGAAAAAGAGGTTTCCTTGCATTTGATAAAGGTTTGTTTTCAAGGCTGcctcctcctgcgtgtgaggggagcaccctgttgcaacagttaataaagatcaggcttactagctgctttgcttctcaatattctctggttggcctctgttattttctcctaccgatagagaacctacaaaaggactctatatgggctcttgggtgccccataaggggaaaggagcagttttATCACTTATAACAGTGGCCATCCCTGTCTCCTCGGGGAGTGGAGTCCCAGAGTTGGACTCTGTGTTTTGAAGAAGAGCTGGATCTCCCTGGATCCAGCTTCCCAGTTCTAGTGCTAGGAGAGTGGGACCAAAACTTTCCTCTGCCCACTTTCTCTAAGCTGTGAATAATTGTACAAATTCCTGTTGCGTTGCCTCTTAATTGCCTTTCCCCCGCTAaacttaaaaacccccaaacgTTTTCTAAACTCCCTagaaggtaggacttgaacccatggcttcaggtgacaagaaaggagattccgacccaACCTCAAGTAcaggggtaggcaagctaaggcccgggggccggatgcggcctagtcaccttctcaatccggcctgcagaccgtccgggaatcagcgtgtttttacatgtgtagaatgtgtccttttatttaaaatgaatctctgggttatttgtggcgcctgcctggtgtttttacatgagtagaatgtgtgcttttatttaaaatggatccctgggttgtttgtggggcataggaattcgtacccccccccaaaaaaaatattgtctggccccccacaaggtctgagggacagtggaccggcccatggctgaaaaaggttgctgacccctgatcaagaagaactttctgacagtaagagctgcccGACAGTGGGGTGGAAGGGGGTGGCCCTCCTTCCTGGgatgttttgaagcagaggtgggatgcccttctgtcctggatgcttgagTTCTGGATTCCCGCGTGTGCTGCTATCAATCCACCATCCACACACAAGGAGGAAGGTGCGAGGGGGTCATAGAAATCctatcaagttggaagggacctcggggGTCAACTAgaccaacccccagcaatgcaggaatctcagctccagcatccatgacagatgaccatccaacctctgctcatcaacctccaaggaaggagaggccaccacctcccgagggagacccgGTTGCTCTGTTCAGAAGCTCTGACTGCCAGAAAGCACTTCTCCCTGATGTTGGGTCTTCTTCATTGTCCCTTGAAGCTCTGGGTTCAAGTTCTACCCGACATGAACTTGTGACGTCTGGGATTCTTTGAGTTTAGAAAACGTTTCAGGGCGCCCATGCAGCTGATCCAGCGGGGCTTTCCAGAGGCGAGACCAGCACCTCTCTGCCCGGAGCAGCCCAGAGGCTTCCATTTCTGTCCCGCTTGCCCGGGGAAGATGCTGGGCTTGGCTGCGGCTGTCCTTCCTCGTGGAGGAGCTGCAGGTGGGTcatattattatgtattattagTCGGGGGTGGGTGCTCCTGCTGGAGGGAGCATGGGGAgggattaaaaaaacccctattaAGCAAACCATTTCAATTTAAGTTTTTTTCCATGTCTCCTTTTTCTAGTTACCAGTTTGTCCAGATTTCCAcatcttattatttttaaagaccccTTGAAAATTGGTCAGCATTTTGGTGCAGATCTTTCCTAATGTACATGCTTTTGCAAAGggtatttcccctaatatttacATTTCCCGTAATTCTTGCATTCCTGTATATTTTCCCGCTAAAACAATGCATTTATAGGTCTTTCCCCCTTTGTATGGGGGTAGGAAATATTTTCCCAATGGAAGGGCAGaccttcctcctgctccccctcccTGCAGGTGAACTTGGGCAGGTGGGTGACATTCCTTAGTCTCCCCATAGAGCTCGGGGTCAAGGCAAACCCTAAAACATGGGAAAACCTTCTGCAGGGGCTCCCCCTGGAACTTGTGACAATTTTTTCCTGGCCTGATTTTAGTATAATTTGTTGAATGTATATACCTCCATTTACCCACAgttctcaggacagttcacaggataaaattacaatataaaaactcaaagtacataataaaaacaaaaaaagcaacaacccaacaacacccccaccccacattttaaaacgtTTGTGTTTCAATTAAGTACAGCAGATTCTGCCAGAGCAGTTCTGGGtaaaagaggttaaaaaaaagagagaaacaagcaACTTCAAGTCCACATTAAAAGTCCAAGTGTGACTGAGGCCTTATACAGACCggctaatactactactacttttaatATTGGACCCTACTGACATCTAAACAAAGAATGTTTGTTAACTGTGTTGAGTGAGAACAGTGCCATTTATTGGACAGTTAAATGATAAACTACTTTGTTACAATTGTTCAACAAGGCCATGTATACACTATAACTGCAAAGCTTATTCAAAGCACATTCCTCGCCCCTCGAGAATTCTGTGGATTGTAGTTCACTAGgattcccagcagcccttaacaaaccacagtgcccagaacttgaggggtggggagaacatGGACTTTGCAAgtatagtttttatgtagttttaaatAATCAAAATATCCCATGTGCCCACGAAAGGCAGGCAATTACACATAAGATAACCAGATAAATGTAGCAGGGCATTGTGACTGTATTCAAAAGCTTAAGGCAGAACCCCATCTCACGAGCTACAGGCATTGGGATATTCTCTCATGATAATTTCTCCCCCCTGTGGGTTCTTTGGTGTGAAAGAAGGTGTACACttttttccacactccaagcatttcCTGTGTGAATTCCTGTTTTGCCTTTGATTTAGCAAACAAGTTCTGAAAATTTCTACTGTACCTGCTCTTTGTGACCTAGCTGATGTATTCCAAGGCTTAAGGGAGACATGAAACACGTTTGACATTTGGAGCATATAAAATGTTTCTTTACAGAGCGGATTGTGTCATCTCCAACGAAGTCTGATGGAGGAACAGAGCTTATGCCACAACCCGGCTTCTCTATGTGGGCTCTCCAATGTGCAATAAGGTTTGTGCTGCTACTGCAGCTATGTTCACATGCTGAGCATTTATAAGGTCTCTCTTCAGTGCTGACTGTTTTATGTTCAATAGAGCTTGCTTGAGAAGCATAACTGGTGCCACTCTCTAGCTTTTTCTCTGTATGGGTTCTCTGATGTGCAGTAAGGTTTGTGCTGTTACTGAAGCTGTAGTCACAGTATGAGCATTTATGAAATGTCTCTCTAGTGTGGATTCTTCGATGTGCAGTCAAGTTCGACTTCCTcttgaagctcttttcacacacgTCACATTTATAGAGCATCTCTCCTGTGCAAATTCCCTGACTTCTGGCAACTTTTGATGTATGGCAGAAGCTCTTTGCACCCCTGGAGTGTTTATATGGCTTCACCCCTGCATGGAGTCTTTGATGTGCAATAAGGTTTGACTTCCAATTGAAGCTTGTCCCACATTGTTCACATTTATGGGGTCTCTCTCTTGTAGGAACTCTCTTGTGTTTCAAGTGCTCTTTTACATCTTCGTGCTTAAGTCCTGGCAGAATCACACATGGTTCTACCTCATTCTCAACTACCTGCACATCACCTGTCGGAATAAAGAGAAAGACCCAAAATGACAAGCGAGACTTCAGTTTGCTCTCCCTTCCCCCATTGTAATGCTGATGGGAAAACTTAGCTGTCcacttcacccacccaccccagtattCCAAATTTGCAATGTTCCCTGTCCCCAAACTCCAGGGGCTGAGCTCACCAATGATTCACTGAAACCCACTTGTCATAAGGTGAATGCTTTGGGAACCTTTCCTACAGGCAAATGTTGCATCTTCTCTGAAGGACCCAGCTGCTGGagatttttgtttggttttcatggactgtaatgctttaagaacaTAAGGTGAGCTCTGCTGGGTGACCCCAAAAGCCTACCTAGTCCAGAATCTTGTACCAACAGTGATCAACCAGATGTTTATGGGAGTCCTGCAAAGTAAATTTGTAAACAATACTATCCCATTACACAAGCACTAACAGCAATAGATGTGAAACTAAAAGGCAAGGCTAGAAACTGTGGGCCATCCTCTTTTACCCTTTTGATGacgtaaaagggtaaaagagtattgggaaatgatttataatgaattgaaaaaaatgtttaaaaacaccttTCCAAAAAAGCCAAGagtcctttttggggggaggataattcagatggaaattcccaggtgtcaaaaaaggttatttatgtatgccaccacggcggcccgtgtttcgttagccccaaaatggaaaacgagtaaGGTC comes from Podarcis raffonei isolate rPodRaf1 chromosome 2, rPodRaf1.pri, whole genome shotgun sequence and encodes:
- the LOC128409289 gene encoding zinc finger protein 436-like, producing the protein MDAFLTFQASMEEEAAANTSAAGQAQAAVKQRQPWQEMEQEVDNEEARCLSDVQVVENEVEPCVILPGLKHEDVKEHLKHKRVPTRERPHKCEQCGTSFNWKSNLIAHQRLHAGVKPYKHSRGAKSFCHTSKVARSQGICTGEMLYKCDVCEKSFKRKSNLTAHRRIHTRETFHKCSYCDYSFSNSTNLTAHQRTHTEKKLESGTSYASQASSIEHKTVSTEERPYKCSACEHSCSSSTNLIAHWRAHIEKPGCGISSVPPSDFVGDDTIRSVKKHFICSKCQTCFMSPLSLGIHQLGHKEQVQ